Genomic segment of Heterodontus francisci isolate sHetFra1 chromosome 38, sHetFra1.hap1, whole genome shotgun sequence:
CCTAAGAGCATATGCTGCCCTTTTAGGGACCTAGTCTGAAAGCAAAAATAACTTTAGAAACAGAAGGTAGTCAATTACCATCCCAGATAACATCTCCTTATCTCTTGCCAAAAATTATGTCTAAATTTGCAAAAACGGGCAAGTGTGCTACTCTGATCAGTACTTCAATTTAACCATTTTAGACAAAAGCAATTCTTTCTTTCATGTTTATTTAAATTAGTTTGACAAATACAGGGTAATTTTTTTTTCTTCTGGCCAAAGTAATACAGTATCAATCTCTGAGATTGGTAAACAGAGAAAACCTTTCTGAAGAGCAGATGCGCTGAAGTGAACCTGACCACACTGGAGATCACCTCCGCATTCCCCattctttttatttattctttcatgggatgtgggagtcacaggCATGGCCagtttttgttgcccatccctaattgcccttgacaactgaatggcttgctcggccatttctgagggcagttaagaatcaatcacatttttgtgggtctggaatcacattgtAGGCCTGACCAGCAaagtatggcagatttccttccctgaagtacattagtgaaccagatgggtttttacaacaatcgatggcaactagctctcaattccagatttttattaattaatgaattaataaactgccatctgcctgccttggtgggatttgaaaccatgtcctatggctttagtctgggcctctggattgctagttcagcgacattaccactaagccaccatcTCTTCTGTTTGCATTAGGATCAGAGGAGCCCTGTAAATGAAGATTATTAAGTAAAACTGGAAAGCCTGAGTCACTGAGCGGGAGTGAACTCTGAACCAATACTTATCAGTACTGGCGACAATATTTGGTTGTATGACAATCATCAATTAGAAACCAAATGTTAGTGTTGCCATGCCTGATGTCTAACACTAACATGCCAGCTTTGTTTTGTTCACTTATAATCAAAGTACGATTTAATGTTTTATCCTTACAAAAGATTTGTACAAGATGCACACCACCAGTTAATGTCCTGCATGGATTTCTCAGTTATGTAATCTTGTGCGGCAATATACCCAAATTCTGTTTTTGCAGATTCAAGACAATATCCAGTATTCAGAGGACGGCTTTTAGGAAACGAGTCTTTACATAGATTGGACTATCAGCTGATGCTGAAAATCGAAGACCTACTATATATTGCTGGCAGGTAACTTAGCTAATCTAGGTTTTTCTATTCTTTAACTATTCGTATcaaatcacaaatttaaacattaaACTTAAATCCTCTAGCAAGAATTCTCATCAAAAATGAATTTCAAAAGCTTGAACAATTACTTCAGCTTTTGAACTGTAATATAGCAAACATATTTACATGCttaaattttattttgttttagggACCAAGTCTATACTATTAATTTAAATAATCCTCCAAGGGGAGAAATCATTTCTAGCAAAGTAAGTCAATTTTTTTATTATTGTCCCCCTCctatttttttttcctctttcacaACCCCCACTGCATCCACATTATATACTTTGCTCTGGACAACTTCTTTGTAATCTGTACAGTCACTTTTCTGCTTTATGCCACAATAGTGGCCCTTATTGCCAATCACACCTCAGTTTctgcccctactcctctggcatctTCTCCTCTAAGCACCCCCACCTTGTTCCGCCCTGATCACCTCTCCTTTTAAAATCCTTTATTGATATGTCGTCttgctcatctgcatgctgccctgtTGGAAACACCATCCGCAAACATATAGGGTTAGCTTACTATGCTGATGACGCCCAGCTCTATCTTTCCTCCCCGCTCAACCTCCCCACTTCCCGTGTTTTGTCAGATTGCTTCTCTACCATCCCAccttggatgagccacaatttcctgCAGTTGAATATTGGGAAGGCCAAAGCCGTTGTCTGCGGCCTCTCCACAAACTCTGCATCCTTGCCATCGATGCAGTTTAACCGTATCCTCTCTGTCACAAAGACTGCctctgccctgtctcagctcatccgctGTTTGTCACCTCCAGAGATGACTGTCACAATGCTCTcgtggccagcctcccatcctttGTAACTTTTACCTCACCCAAAACCATGTTTTCTGTATCcaatcctgcaccaagtcctgttcctctttGACCTACTGCAATTTCTCttaaaccaccccctcccccagtgcTCCACCCTAACTGAAAATCTAGCCTCTTGTGCTGCCCCTCCCCCTTCATCCTACCATTAGgggtcatgccttcagttgtcgAGGCTTAaccctctggcattccctccctaaagccctcttcacctccctctcctccttagaAATCACCAAGATTTTAGGCACCCATTCTAATATGTCCTCCTTTGGCTTGGTACTCGTTTTTTTCCTGTCACTTCTGTTATTTTCTTTTCTATATTAaaaccactatataaatgcaagttgtttttcagTTGTTGTGCACTTTCCTTTTTTTTCTCCTCcccttatctatgccctgttgtttGTCTTTCACTGTACACTTAGGAAATGATAACAGAGCCAACCAGGCTCAGCAGTTCTGACATGAGTATTCAATTGAACGAGCCAGTTTTGGTCACTTGAGGACGTTAGTATGTGGCAGACTGTCCAGTACTTTGTGCTGAATTTGCAAAATGTTAGAGCTCTCAAGTTAAGTTGATTGCAAGTTCGGAGCTGCTTACTCTTGTGTGCCAAAGGAAAGCATCACAAATAATAGTGTAGATCGGTTTTGGGAGACAGAATTGAATACTGATAACTCACAATGTGGGTTCGACTGAAACGTTTCAGCATCCTAACAGCCATGCAGTGATGGTACAATTGTAAAACTGACAAGCTTACTGCGTGCTGTACCTCATGCTTGTATGTTGCAAATTAACCAGCTATGATATATTGAAAATTAAAtccatttataaaacactgttagAAAATGTTGCAACCATTATATTTTTGTTGGATCAGTGTGTACAATCTCAACAATAAATGTAACTACACACTCTACATTGTGATAGAAACTAACCTGGAAATCCAGACAGCAAGACAGAAGTAACTGCGCCATGAAGGGAAAACACAAAGTAAGTATTGTGAATTATTGCCTGTCGATATAATTATACTCTAATAACCAGCTGATCTACCACAGACACTGTGCATAGATCAGGATCACCATTATAATGGAGTGCAGCATACATTGTGCATTAACTGAAGTGAATGACAAAACTATTGATTAATATAAATATTGGCGAGCATGAGATAGATGCATTGATATTGGAATGACGTATTGATAAATATTGGAATGAATGGGAATAATGCATTGATATACTATACCTAGACATTCATTTATCTGAACGATGCTGTATTTTGACTGAGACAAACTACTTCATTTATTATAAACTGATTAAATCAGAGATGCAGTATCTATCTAATGCACTTTTGGATTTATTTTTCCATTAGGATGAATGCCACAATTTTATCAAAGTCTTTGTCCCCAAAACTGACAACACTGtttttgtctgtggcacaaatgcTTTTAACCCTGTATGCAGGTATTATCGGGTAAGTAATGATGAATCTTTTTGCCAATTCAAATAAATCCATTCAATAGAATTGATCCCTTTAATTTGTCCAAATCAGCCCAACATGTCTTCTGAATTTCCAGCAATCCATCAACAATTTGGCACTTTGCAGACTAAGTTAATAACAGTTTCAGTAGAAACATAGTCCGCAAAATGTTTCTAATTGCTATTGCATGAGACATTGATAAGCTCATTGGCTCTGAATGTACCTCTGTGTTTCAAACAGAGTAACATGGAGACCAAGGTCAACCAGTAAACTGCACGTGTAAAACTAAAGTCCAGAAAAGACTTAAAGCTTTTATTTCATCATTGCAAACTATATGAAAATGTAATTTCTGGAAGGATGAGCTATAACTTTCACATTTAGATCCATTATCTGAAAGATTGTTCTGATCagaatggcatgaaaaatgaacttAATTTTAAAAATGTGAATAAATCACTTCAAGAAACaataattaattttttttgcaATATTACAAGTTTGGAAAAGATAATGGTAATGTCAGAGGAGCAGAACACTTGAATACATCAATAGTAACTATTATAGCCATATAAAATGTTATTGCTTCACAGCTGTTGTACAGAACAATGCTGACACAAAGGTATAATTTATCTTCATTTTATGCAGTTGGATACTTTAGATTATTATGGCGAAGAAGTCAGTGGGTTGGCACGATGCCCATTTGATGCCAAGCAAACCAATGTTGCCCTTTTTGCTGGTAAGATGTTCATTAGCAATGAATCTAAATGATTGATGATGTTTATAGTGTCAATACAAGTTTAGAAAGATACAACAGCTCGTTGCATGCCAAGTTTATGTCACAAACATTATTGCTCGTAATTCATTTCAATGTGAAACTACTCAGAATAGCAGTCTATATACATTTATAGAAGTAATACATCCATGTATACAGTATCCAAGAACTAAAGTTATAATCTAACCACAGGAGAACTTTGTACAGTATGGAAAGTCACGCTATAGCAAGTCAAAAGTAATAACTTCCTTTTTGCCTGTTTAATATTCTAGACAATAAATTGTACTCAGCAACAGTTGCAGATTTCCTAGCCAGCGATGCAGTCATCTACCGCAGTATGGGGGATGGATCAGCTTTGAGgacaattaaatatgattcaaaatGGATCAAAGGTAATGCTAAAATTGTGCACCCAGTTGAGTCAGACTTCAAGGTGACTACACATATAATGTAAACTTTTGTTCCTAGACATAAGGCAATCTTGTTAGTAGTGTTTCCAATTCCGAGTGCCTGACAAAATAGAAATAGTGTGTGTAGCTGAAAATGTCAGAAGCCTAAATatacatttaatatttttaacagaGCCTCACTTCCTACATGCTGTTGAATATGGAAACTACGTGTATTTCTTCTTCAGAGAAATAGCTGTTGAACACAACAATCTTGGAAAGGCAAGTAGCTCTTCTCGAAGTGTCAATTCACAGTCACAAATCAGCATTAGAAATATTAATGAATGTTGCTTAAAGAAGCAAATAGCTGAATTCATATCAACATGTTCAGTAAGCATATGGCAGGCTTGTTTATGAATAATTATGATGACTAATCTGGATTACACATTTCGAAAGATTGGGAGGTTATAAATTGTCAGGTATTTccttttgaaaaaattagagtcaaTGTTTAGGGGATTTATCTTCTAATTGCATTTGATATGAGGAGCTCTTGCATAGCCTGTTCCTGTCCATTTGTCCTTTTGTCTGTAAATCCTAGATTTCCACTTACTACGATCAATTTTGTAGGAAGATTTCTAAAAATTATTCTTCTCTTTAAAGGCTCCTACTAATAAATATTTTAGTTGCACTAATGCTCTTCATGTTACTTGCAATCCCACATAGATTTGCAACAGTAAATTATTAAACATTTTACTCATGGTTAATTAAAGTGGTTACAACCCATTGGCCATATGTTTTTCAATATGGAATTGCAGGCCTGGGAGTACGGTGCTTATTTGGAGGGCCAGGAAAAAAATTCCAATCACTGAAGAAAGCATTATTTACCAATGGTGTCTGCAGTAATTTATTAAAAGTAAAGATTAAATAAATAGTAATGAGATAAAATCAATTCTTTAATATTGTGGTTCGGCAAAAATGAGTGTTGCTTAGCGTCTCGTGTGTTTCTTTCTAGGCTGTTTATTCACGTGTAGCAAGAATTTGTAAGAATGACATGGGAGGATCCCAGCGGGTGCTGGAAAAACACTGGACATCATTTCTAAAAGCTCGTTTAAACTGCTCAGTTCCTGGGGATTCATTCTTCTACTTTGATGTATTACAGTCTATCACCGATATTATAGAAATCAATGGGTACCCTACTATTATTGGAGTGTTTACAACTCAGCTTAACAGGTGAGAATTGGGTAACCTAGCATCAAGTAATTGTTTCTTTGGCCTGGATATTAAAAGGCAGGATATGTTGGTGGGGGCACGGAGTTTTGGACTTGCCTTCCAGTCAAGTGGCAGGAGTCCAGAGCAGGCTGCAAGAGCAGGTAGATCCGATCCATGGGGCTGGCAGGGAAAGCACTCCTGCTCCCCCGagcccacaggcagtgctgtaaaggcatctTTTCCCCAAAACTGTCCTTACCTTCCTCCCAACTGCTCGGGAAACCTGGCCATTCACTGCAAAACCTGCAAAGTAGGTTAAATCGGAGGCGGCCAGCCTCATTACAATAAATTGCCAACATGCCTGTTAAGCAGCCCCGCCCCTTGACCCGCCTCCATTTAACCCAgaggtgggcgggggggggaggggggggtggtggtgggcttcGGATCTGGCGCAGCCACAACCCACTCATTTTTGAGAGCTAAAATTCAGCTCTTGGTTCTTTTGAATGGAATTGCTTGGATGTAATTTGCAGGGGATATCCTTATTtatggaaaaaaaaaattctctcttgTACAGCATCCCTGGATCAGCAGTGTGTGCCTTCAATATGGAAGACATTGAAAAATCATTCAAAGGAAGGTTTAAAGAACAAAAAACCCCAGACTCTGTTTGGACTGCTGTGCCAGAAGATAGGGTACCAAAGCCAAGGTACATTAATATTATTACCATTGACCATGTTAATAACAGATCAGAGATTTGACACATTGGCTCAGTTgactcacctttgagtcagaaggttgtgtgttcaagtcccactctcggACTTCAACACAAAAATTAAGAAACTGACAGTtcggtgcagttctgagggagtgctacactgttggcagtgccatcttttggatgagacattaaacagaggccccatctgccctctcacatggacataaaggatcccatggcattattttgaagaagagcaggggagttctcccctatgtcctggccaatatatatccctcaatcaaaatcataaaaacagattatctgctcattatcacattactgtttgtaggagcttgctgtgtgcaagttggctgctgtgtttcctacattacaaaagtgactacacttcaaaagtacttcagtggctgtaaagtgctttgggacagcctgaggtcatgaaaggcgctatataaatgcagttctgTCTTTGTTGTTGAATAAACTTAATATAATTTTAAAATGTCCCTTATTACATGATGTACTCTTATAAAGTTCTGAACCATCATTTATTCTCCTAAAGTGTTGTTTTTTGTTTAAAAGACCTGGCTGCTGTGCAGGACATGGTCCAGCAGAATCTTACAAAATCTCTATTGATTTTCCTGATGAAACACTGTCCTTCATCAAATCCCACCCACTGATGGATTCTGCTGTTCCCTCACTCATAGAGGAGCCCTGGTTCACCAAGACAAGGGTCAGGTAGGACATCCTGAACCAACCAATTGCATGTATTAATTTCCTTGCTGAGTTGCTCACATGGAACTCCTTTAACAATGTCTTTTATTTTCTAGGTACCGTCTGACAGCGATTGCCATCGATAACGCTGCAGGTCCACGCCAGAACTACACGGTTACCTTTATTGGTTCAGAAGCTGGCATGGTGCTTAAAGTGTTAACAAAAACCAATCCTAATTCTCTCAATGACAGCATACTACTGGAGGAAATGGATGTTTTTAACCCCTTAAAGTACGTAAAGCGTGTACAAGGAATTAAAGCAGTTACAAGGAGAATAGTGCGGGCAAAGTACCTGAAGAAATGCTCCCCAATATTACAGAATTAACTCTTTCACTTATGGGATCTTGCAGCAAGGATCCTGTCCAATGATGCACCAAGAAGCAGATGCATGAAGAAAACTGTGAATTGCTTGCAATACCAGTACAGTAGCACTTGAACTGTGATAAGTCAGTGCCAGTTGTGTATCCATTTGGTAGTGATTTGACCACGCTCAGGCATCTCTATAATGGCATTCCAGGCCACAGTAAACTGCAATTGCTGGGCTTCCTCATTGCATTGCTACCTTAAAGATCCATAACCTTGGGCATCAGGTACCTGGTTGATGAGGGCTGAAATATTGCTGCAAATAAATATTCTAAAGAGAATACCTCCTGCAGGGCAATAGATGGTTAGTCAGTTTTCAGAATTCTTGGTACTAACAGTAATTTCCTTCACTCTATTCTCCATTAATCtatttttttttgaattgtgcatTCTTTAGTTGCTAAAGGTGCAGAAGCATACCAATAATGCAGACACTGCTCATGAGAAATACATCTGATTATTCAGAAAATTTTGCAAAATTTTTAAATCTTTGGGAATTGAGGGGATATTTCAAGAAATCAGGTAGTAATATGAAATCAAGTCATTTTCTGTTCATTTAAAATATTCAGTCTACACTTAAATCAATCAAATCATCATTCTTTAAGAAAGTGTACCTGAATGAGTCTTTTTTGTCCTGGTTGTTTTGTTTCAAACAGGTGTAATGCTGCTAATGAAGATGACCGAAAAGTCCTGGGATTACAGATTGACAAAGACCATCATGCCTTGTTCGTGGCCTTCTCCAGCTGCGTCATCCGTGTTCCGCTCAGTCACTGTGAACATTATGGCACGTGCAAAAAGTTAGTGTTTCTTAGCTTTATAATAGTTACCTTTTAGTGCGGATTGAGGACAAAGTCAGAATGGCAATTGCCCAGAATCTAATAATATCATGAAATGCTGCCAATTATTTAGCATGCATATTACTATTTTCCACAAAGTTAAACCAGGTGGCGCATGTACATGGAAAAGTATTATGAAGGGGACTGAGAAAGTTGATTCAGGCAAATTGTTCACTGCGGTGAAGGGTTCAAATAACATGGGGAACAGAATCTCCCAACATTCTTAATTTTGAAATGTATAACGGGATTGTCCTCCCACCATGTTAAGTAGCCTATAGACACTGTCGAGACTTGCACTTGATTGAGACCCAAGGGGAAAGTGGAAGTCAGGAATTCCACCACCCCCACTCACAAATACTCTGGAGTTTTGAGGTCAATCGGGGTCAGAGGTTGGGAAGGGAATCAGTGGCCTCAGCCTGGGAAACCTGATCGACCAcagttggttgaaaatctcaatAATAATGAGACTTGAAGgcacattatcatatttaaagtgccACCCACCTCCTTGGAACAGGTTGCTTACACACCCACCTTCCGGCCTCGGTTGAAGACGGAAGTTGGGCGGGTTGGAAATCTGATTTTTAAGACTTGAAATTCCCACACCCTTTGTTTTTTTGGTTAACATTCTCCCTTCTATTTCAGTTTGAATCAAAGGCTTCAGGAAATGTGATGGGAATATTTGGATGGAGGAGATAGGGATATGGCAGATCTAAAGTAAAAGCAACAGCAGTGACCCATGAATTTGTGACTGAGGCACACAGGGAgctcttttttttttcaaatcaacAGGCAAACAAAAATGGGAGCAAATGGAGTCAGTGCAACCTGAAGCTACACAAAAAACACAAAGAAGAGTGCAACATTACAAGAGAGGATTTAGGAACGAGAACATTTGCTCCTCTCTTCATGACTCTTTTGTGACATTTTTCAGTAACCATTCTATATGCTGCTGTATGAAATCTTTTTTCAATGCTGTAACTGATGGTAAAGTGGAACGTCTTTAAAAATGCAAAAATATAATCAAGTATTGGAACTAAAATATCAGTATTGACTGCAGAACTCTCTCCGGAGTTTAGTATGTCCAACTGATTTAAATGTCAATTTAATATTTTATCTCCAGCTTGAGATTTTCAGGACGACTGCCAGCCACGGGATGGGGCGGCATTAAGGATAAGTCACTGGATATAATGAATTATTGTAGCAATAGAAAGGATTAATGTGCCCTTCATGATTATAATAAACCACACAAAAATAGACCTACCAATGGGTTAATTAAGGCATTCAGAAGAAAAATAATTACAAATGCTATAAAAATTAAATACTCAATTTTTGAATAGTAACTCATTTAAAATATATTTACTTGTGGAGTAAACTATATATTTCGCTGTTCCTGTTGTATTATATGCTCCTGTTTGGAGATTTTCCTTTAAACTATATAC
This window contains:
- the sema6d gene encoding semaphorin 6D isoform X10, translated to MQSALNVRATLKLVCDTITRKDETVDLHVLKWRTISAEVKGNFHFAKKVPVPSMKLSIDYSFIVVLFVLLVACPTVAVSFPEDDEPINTIEFHHSRQYPVFRGRLLGNESLHRLDYQLMLKIEDLLYIAGRDQVYTINLNNPPRGEIISSKKLTWKSRQQDRSNCAMKGKHKDECHNFIKVFVPKTDNTVFVCGTNAFNPVCRYYRLDTLDYYGEEVSGLARCPFDAKQTNVALFADNKLYSATVADFLASDAVIYRSMGDGSALRTIKYDSKWIKEPHFLHAVEYGNYVYFFFREIAVEHNNLGKAVYSRVARICKNDMGGSQRVLEKHWTSFLKARLNCSVPGDSFFYFDVLQSITDIIEINGYPTIIGVFTTQLNSIPGSAVCAFNMEDIEKSFKGRFKEQKTPDSVWTAVPEDRVPKPRPGCCAGHGPAESYKISIDFPDETLSFIKSHPLMDSAVPSLIEEPWFTKTRVRYRLTAIAIDNAAGPRQNYTVTFIGSEAGMVLKVLTKTNPNSLNDSILLEEMDVFNPLKCNAANEDDRKVLGLQIDKDHHALFVAFSSCVIRVPLSHCEHYGTCKKACIGSRDPYCAWLDNKSCGIVKLGVNTVFEQDVESGNTAHLGDCHEILATTPDYKTFGDPTPDTNVSAASASTGASGPVISPNVIGSRKVAVQDDMDTFDYFEPFSTVPDGKSRSFLFDTLAS
- the sema6d gene encoding semaphorin 6D isoform X11, with protein sequence MQSALNVRATLKLVCDTITRKDETVDLHVLKWRTISAEVKGNFHFAKKVPVPSMKLSIDYSFIVVLFVLLVACPTVAVSFPEDDEPINTIEFHHSRQYPVFRGRLLGNESLHRLDYQLMLKIEDLLYIAGRDQVYTINLNNPPRGEIISSKKLTWKSRQQDRSNCAMKGKHKDECHNFIKVFVPKTDNTVFVCGTNAFNPVCRYYRLDTLDYYGEEVSGLARCPFDAKQTNVALFADNKLYSATVADFLASDAVIYRSMGDGSALRTIKYDSKWIKEPHFLHAVEYGNYVYFFFREIAVEHNNLGKAVYSRVARICKNDMGGSQRVLEKHWTSFLKARLNCSVPGDSFFYFDVLQSITDIIEINGYPTIIGVFTTQLNSIPGSAVCAFNMEDIEKSFKGRFKEQKTPDSVWTAVPEDRVPKPRPGCCAGHGPAESYKISIDFPDETLSFIKSHPLMDSAVPSLIEEPWFTKTRVRYRLTAIAIDNAAGPRQNYTVTFIGSEAGMVLKVLTKTNPNSLNDSILLEEMDVFNPLKCNAANEDDRKVLGLQIDKDHHALFVAFSSCVIRVPLSHCEHYGTCKKACIGSRDPYCAWLDNKSCGIVKLGVNTVFEQDVESGNTAHLGDCHEILATTPDYKTFGDPTPGKSRSFLFDTLAS